A window from Electrophorus electricus isolate fEleEle1 chromosome 7, fEleEle1.pri, whole genome shotgun sequence encodes these proteins:
- the LOC113582693 gene encoding LOW QUALITY PROTEIN: tetratricopeptide repeat protein 41 (The sequence of the model RefSeq protein was modified relative to this genomic sequence to represent the inferred CDS: inserted 1 base in 1 codon; deleted 5 bases in 3 codons; substituted 4 bases at 4 genomic stop codons), translated as MPKTEAYLCYVPGDLQRELAYLRTHVFPHLDSLCEARGVCFKPVDIRYMQNNDEHEKEYNLQPNQRLSSHVHQQXKTRSDLINSSSSFLCLLGTRYGGFLSEGARSSPSGQPEREPCGLSEVVWNLRGAVRGGCSWVMEERHRTCSLNELEIIQAAIRDKPMHCFFYFKDGTAQVAEDAXDAKGESRRLFHGLSGSQSVHEAKRLWEMKSRIINTCLPVRFFRDLQELGHLVKRDWKSIIALPPFPEQQSISGYWELQCHESHIQALNRVFVPSRQTTEALELFSAFVFPVVHMEKCKQPDDPGLQCICNIDKREPERPILLLSGERGCGKSTLVAQWLHEFCQRNSKIPVIPHFCGIGRASKDVRSMLRRCTAELRKVFYDELPEWVEGLEERVEARPLHGEVQDFTAAAHLGPXVFLVDGIDLLTDTLGLSLQKVKELRWLPAALPSHCKLILTTTTTDLTYKNLVRRSEVQVVTWPGPSDPCIQPNILRHHLALPCKDLPALLLQGIMGKKLSHLPVVLAILVSELRTCGMQREEEEEGELMVEYLEVDSVPELWVKVIRRWVKDYGRPSVDPDPVPKGPGPNTVASMQVSSFPPLELRGWGWDTLCLIHFSRSGLSEAEILALLGYLGHSGPCWVQALEWSRXAFGPWVQKNPNGLLCFSHQSLSQAMELLLLGKRRQRSRSFFHRILARFFXRPTEAPRAWERKLEELPWHLQRTGAFQELHRVLTHPAAMGFLSSSWRQYPQLRLDVVGYWTLLSQRGYDPVSSLQRLHVLNGIVPPMVDSKDMSIAKAETHTGCGLPSFGIAGKLALFFLHVLLSLGKSKEAEDILLLAETAIQQVRPGVKQHCLLRAFSKYTDPRQLKLSAAPFLLITRVLLRAFRRKAQSCAETVFHIVLLRQSSRMEPGRALREVRHAQAELQLHLHQLQKAEAYCSKGPEMARLLPAAVPDRAEDVRLIKGGGRSGSVHKCNVLLQSSCKAERREVLSLLQRASNLGHLLTRELEQ; from the exons ATGCCGAAAACGGAA GCATACCTCTGTTATGTCCCTGGTGACCTCCAGCGAGAGCTAGCCTACCTGAGAACACATGTTTTTCCTCACCTGGATTCACTTTGTGAGGCAAGAGGTGTTTGCTTCAAACCCGTAGACATTCGTTATATGCAAAATAACGATGAGCATGAGAAAGAATACAACCTCCAGCCAAACCAAAGGCTCTCCTCTCATGTCCACCAGCAGTAAAAGACCAGGTCT GACCTTATCAACTcatcctcctctttcctctgtCTTCTTGGGACCCGCTATGGCGGTTTTCTCTCTGAGGGGGCTAGGTCGTCTCCGTCAGGTCAGCCGGAGAGAGAACCATGCGGCTTGTCAGAAGTGGTGTGGAATCTGCGTGGAGCTGTACGTGGTGGCTGCTCTTGGGTCATGGAAGAAAGGCATCGGACCTGCAGCCTGAATGAGCTGGAGATCATCCAGGCTGCCATCAGAGACAAGCCCATGCACTGCTTTTTCTACTTTAAAGACGGCACTGCTCAGGTCGCTGAGGATGCCTAAGACGCCAAAGGTGAAAGCCGAAGGCTGTTCCACGGGCTCTCGGGCAGTCAGAGTGTACATGAGGCAAAGCGACTGTGGGAGATGAAAAGCAGGATCATAAACACCTGTCTCCCCGTCAG ATTCTTCAGAGACCTGCAGGAACTAGGGCACCTGGTAAAGAGAGACTGGAAAAGCATCATTGCTTTACCC CCGTTTCCAGAACAGCAGTCCATCTCGG GTTATTGGGAGCTTCAGTGTCATGAGAGCCATATTCAGGCACTGAATCGTGTGTTTGTGCCTTCGAGACAAACCACAGAAGCACTGGAGTTATtcagtgcatttgtgtttccTGTAGTTCACATGGAAAAGTGCAAACAGCCAGATGATCCAGGGCTTCAGTGTATTTG TAACATTGATAAAAGAGAACCAGAGAGGCCCATTCTGTTACTTAGTGGAGAGAGGGGTTGTGGGAAGTCAACTCTGGTTGCACAGTGGCTTCATGAGTTCTGCCAGCGAAACTCCAAAATTCCAGTTATCCCACATTTTTGTGGGATCGGCAGAGCCAGTAAAGACGTCCGATCTATGCTAAGGCGATGCACTGCTGAACTTCGGAAAGTGTTCTATG ATGAGCTGCCGGAGTGGGTTGAAGGTTTGGAGGAGCGTGTTGAGGCCAGGCCCCTGCATGGGGAGGTGCAGGACTTCACTGCTGCAGCTCATCTGGGGCCCTGAGTTTTCCTGGTGGATGGCATAGATCTTCTGACTGACACACTGGGCTTATCTCTGCAGAAG GTGAAGGAACTGAGATGGTTACCAGCTGCTTTGCCTTCCCACTGCAAGCTGAtactcaccaccaccaccacagaccTTACTTACAAAAACCTCGTCAGGAGGTCAGAGGTCCAGGTGGTAACGTGGCCCGGGCCATCTGACCCCTGCATCCAGCCAAACATCTTACGCCACCATTTGGCCTTACCATGCAAAGACCTGCCTGCCTTGCTCCTGCAAGGAATCATGGGTAAGAAACTCAGCCACCTCCCAGTGGTCCTCGCCATCCTCGTCAGTGAGCTCCGGACATGCGggatgcagagagaggaggaggaggagggagagttGATGGTGGAGTATTTGGAGGTGGATTCTGTACCAGAGCTATGGGTGAAAGTCATTCGTCGCTGGGTGAAAGACTACGGTAGACCTTCTGTTGACCCAGACCCAGTTCCCAAGGGCCCAGGACCAAACACTGTAGCATCTATGCAAG TTTCCTCTTTTCCACCTCTGGAGCTGAGAGGCTGGGGGTGGGACACCCTGTGCCTGATCCACTTTTCTCGCTCTGGGCTGTCTGAGGCCGAGATCCTGGCCCTGCTGGGTTACCTGGGCCACAGCGGTCCCTGCTGGGTCCAGGCGCTGGAGTGGTCCC TTGCCTTTGGTCCGTGGGTCCAGAAGAATCCGAATGGCCTCCTGTGTTTCAGCCACCAGTCCCTCAGCCAGGCCATGGAGCTACTTTTACTGGGTAAAAGA CGACAGAGGAGCCGGTCCTTCTTCCATCGTATTCTGGCCAGGTTCTTTTAGAGGCCCACCGAGGCACCCAGGGCCTGGGAGCGCAAGTTGGAGGAGCTGCCCTGGCACCTGCAGCGGACTGGCGCCTTCCAGGAACTTCATCGTGTACTCACTCACCCAGC AGCTATGGGGTTCTTGTCGAGTTCTTGGAGACAGTATCCACAGCTAAGACTCGATGTTGTTGGTTACTGGACCCTGCTGAGCCAGAGAGGCTACGATCCAGTCTCTTCACTCCAGAGGCTGCATGTACTTAATGGTAT CGTTCCTCCTATGGTGGACAGTAAGGACATGTCCATTGCTAAAGCTGAGACACATACAG GTTGTGGCCTGCCAAGTTTCGGCATTGCGGGAAAGTTGGcactttttttcctc cacGTTCTGCTTTCTTTGGGCAAGAGCAAAGAAGCAGAGGACATACTGTTGCTAGCCGAGACAGCCATTCAGCAGGTGAGACCCGGAGTGAAGCAGCACTGTCTCCTCCGTGCCTTTAGCAAATATACAGACCCCAGACAGCTCAAGCTCTCCGCTGCTCCATTCTTACTGATCACTCGCGTTCTTCTCAGAGCATTCCGAAGAAAAGCTCAGAGCTGCGCCGAAACTGTTTTCCACATTGTCCTTCTCAGGCAGAGCAGCCGGATGGAGCCGG GACGAGCCCTGCGCGAAGTCCGGCATGCCCAGGCTGAGCTCCAACTCCACCTGCATCAGCTGCAAAAGGCGGAGGCGTACTGCAGCAAGGGGCCGGAGATGGCGCGCCTCCTTCCAGCTGCCGTTCCGGACCGTGCAGAGGACGTCAGGTTGATAAAAGGTGGAGGACGATCCGGGTCTGTCCATAAAT
- the glt8d2 gene encoding LOW QUALITY PROTEIN: glycosyltransferase 8 domain-containing protein 2 (The sequence of the model RefSeq protein was modified relative to this genomic sequence to represent the inferred CDS: deleted 1 base in 1 codon) — protein sequence MALLKKINRVLLIFLILLSLALLYKKMLRVHLPPQYSELRHRQALSTRQAAEEAPGVGTDVPVVICASEERVGAAMATINSVYSNTQANVFFYIVTLRDAVELVRQYIENTKLKDIRYKILEFNPMVLKGKVKLDSSRPDLLHPLNFVRFYLPLLAVSTHRRVVYLDDDVIVQGDIQELYRIQLQTGHAAAFASDCDLPASHEMVRTVGMQTTFMGFLDYRKQEVRDLGIDPSDCSFNPGVIVADIEEWLKQKITKQLEKWMSENFKENLYSSAMAGGVATPPMLIVFHNKYTTIDPKWHVRHLGWSPDAHYAKSVLKGAKLLHWNGHFKPWYYPCVHLDLWEKWFIPDPSGKFSLMRPKT from the exons ttaaCCGAGTGCTGTTAATATTTCTCATCCTGTTGTCCCTGGCTCTGCTGTACAAGAAGATGCTCAGAGTGCATCTTCCCCCACAATACTCAG AGCTCAGGCACAGACAGGCCCTGAGCACCAGGCAGGCTGCGGAGGAGGCGCCCGGGGTAGGAACGGATGTTCCCGTGGTGATCTGTGCATCGGAAGAGCGTGTCGgagctgccatggcaacaatcAATAGTGTCTATAGCAACACGCAGGCAAACGTGTTCTTCTACATAGTGACCCTGCGAGACGCCGTCGAACTGGTAAG GCAGTACATAGAGAACACCAAGCTGAAGGATATCAGGTATAAGATCCTGGAGTTCAACCCCATGGTTCTGAAAGGTAAAGTGAAGCTAGATTCATCCAGACCTGACCTACTCCATCCC CTCAACTTCGTGAGGTTCTATCTGCCGCTCCTTGCTGTCAGCACTCACAGGAGAGTTGTTTATTTGGATGATGATGTCATAGTTCAAG GAGATATCCAGGAGCTGTACCGCATCCAGCTGCAGACAGGCCATGCGGCTGCGTTCGCCTCAGACTGTGATCTCCCTGCCAGCCATGAGATGGTACGCACGGTGGGCATGCAA ACCACCTTCATGGGTTTCCTGGACTACCGGAAACAGGAGGTCAGGGACCTGGGCATTGACCCCAGTGACTGTTCC TTTAACCCGGGGGTGATTGTGGCAGACATTGAGGAGTGGCTGAAGCAGAAAATCACCAAGCAGCTAGAGAAGTGGATGAGTGAGAACTTTAA GGAAAACCTGTACAGCAGTGCTATggcagggggcgtggccacacctCCCATGCTGATTGTGTTCcacaacaaatacacaacaaTCGATCCAAAGTGGCATGTGAGACACCTGG GTTGGAGTCCTGATGCCCACTATGCCAAGTCTGTCCTCAAGGGGGCAAAGCTGCTTCACTGGAATGGTCATTTTAAGCCCTGGTATTACCCTTGTGTGCACCTCGACCTTTGGGAGAAGTGGTTTATACCAGACCCCTCTGGGAAGTTTTCACTCATGCGGCCCAAAACATGA
- the hsp90b1 gene encoding endoplasmin, whose product MKRLWFLGLICALLVFASVKADDEVDIDGTIEEDLGKSRDGSRTDDEVVQREEEAIQLDGLNAAQIKEIREKSEKHAFQAEVNRMMKLIINSLYKNKEIFLRELISNASDALDKIRLLSLTDDDALAGNEELTVKIKSDKEKNMLHITDTGIGMTKDELVRNLGTIAKSGTSEFLNKMTEMQSEGQSTSELIGQFGVGFYSAFLVADRVIVTSKHNNGTQHIWESDSNEFSVIEDPRGDTLGRGTTITLVMKEEASDYLELETIKNLVRKYSQFINFPIYVWSSKTETVEEPIEEMEAEKETTEDEAEVEEEDEEKDKAKTKKVEKTVWDWELMNDIKPIWQRPAKEVEEDEYKAFYKTFSRDSDEPMSHIHFTAEGEVTFKSILFIPATAPRGLFDEYGSKKNDFIKLFVRRVFITDDFHDMMPKYLNFIKGVVDSDDLPLNVSRETLQQHKLLKVIRKKLVRKTLDMIKKIAEEQYNDKFWKEFGTNIKLGVIEDHSNRTRLAKLLRFQTSHSETELASLEQYVERMKEKQDKIYFMAGTSRKEAESSPFVEALLKKGYEVVYLTEPVDEYCIQALPEFDGKRFQNVAKEGVKFDESDKAKEKREALEKEFEPLTTWMKDTSLKDKIEKAVLSQRLTKSPCALVASQYGWSGNMERIMKAQAYQTGKDISTNYYASQKKTLEINPKHPLIKEMLKRVQTNPEDQTASDLAVVLFETATLRSGYQLADTKAYGDRIERMLRLSMNVDLEEQVEEEPEEEPEETAEEEEDTEEEDIKTDEEDVEEKETTEKDEL is encoded by the exons ATGAAGCGACTGTGGTTTTTAGGGCTAATCTGTGCCCTTCTTGTATTTG CTTCTGTAAAGGCGGATGATGAGGTCGATATTGACGGTACTATTGAGGAAGACCTGGGCAAGAGCCGAGATGGATCCCGAACAGACGACGAAGTTGTTCAGAG aGAGGAAGAAGCGATTCAGTTAGATGGCCTAAATGCAGCACAAATAAAGGAAATTCGAGAGAAGTCAGAAAAACATGCCTTCCAGGCAGAAGTGAATCGAATGATGAAGCTGATCATAAACTCTCTTTATAAAAACAAGGAG ATCTTCTTGAGGGAATTGATCTCCAATGCTTCCGATGCCCTGGATAAAATTCGGCTGCTCTCCCTGACTGATGATGATGCGCTTGCTGGGAATGAAGAGCTGACTGTTAAAATCAag TCGGACAAGGAAAAGAATATGCTTCACATCACGGACACTGGTATTGGCATGACGAAGGATGAATTGGTTAGGAACCTGGGTACTATCGCCAAGTCGGGCACTAGTGAGTTCCTCAACAAGATGACGGAGATGCAGTCGGAGGGCCAGTCGACCTCTGAGCTGATTGGCCAGTTCGGTGTAGGCTTCTACTCTGCTTTCCTGGTGGCGGACAGAGTCATAGTCACGTCCAAGCATAACAATGGCACCCAGCACATCTGGGAGTCTGACTCTAATGAGTTCTCGGTCATCGAGGATCCTCGTGGTGACACCCTGGGTAGAGGAACCACAATCAC TTTGGTAATGAAAGAAGAAGCTTCAGACTACCTGGAGTTGGAGACCATCAAGAACCTTGTGAGGAAGTACTCGCAGTTCATCAACTTCCCCATCTATGTGTGGAGCAGCAAG ACTGAGACTGTGGAGGAGCCCATTGAGGAGATGGAGGCTGAGAAGGAAACCACTGAGGATGAGGctgaggtggaggaagaggatgaggaaaaGGACAAAGCCAAGACCAAGAAG GTGGAGAAGACCGTGTGGGACTGGGAGCTGATGAATGACATCAAGCCCATCTGGCAGAGGCCTGCcaaagaggtggaggaggatgaGTACAAGGCGTTCTACAAGACCTTCTCAAGG GACAGCGATGAGCCCATGAGTCACATCCACTTCACTGCTGAGGGTGAGGTCACGTTCAAGTCCATCCTATTCATCCCTGCCACAGCTCCCAGAGGTCTTTTTGATGAGTATGGATCCAAGAAGAATGACTTCATCAAG CTGTTTGTGCGTAGAGTCTTCATCACTGATGACTTTCACGATATGATGCCCAAATATCTGAACTTCATCAAGGGTGTG GTGGACTCTGATGACCTCCCCCTAAATGTGTCAAGAGAGACCCTGCAGCAGCACAAGCTACTGAAG GTCATCCGCAAGAAGCTGGTGCGCAAGACCCTGGACATGATCAAGAAGATTGCTGAGGAGCAGTACAACGATAAGTTCTGGAAGGAGTTTGGTACCAACATCAAGCTGGGTGTGATTGAAGACCACTCCAACAGGACCCGCTTGGCCAAGCTGCTGCGATTCCAGACCTCCCACAGTGAGACAGAGCTTGCCAGCCTGGAGCAGTATGtggagaggatgaaggagaaGCAGGACAAGATCTACTTCATGGCTGGAACCAGCAGGAAGGAG GCTGAGTCATCTCCCTTTGTGGAGGCACTACTGAAGAAGGGCTATGAGGTCGTCTACCTGACTGAGCCTGTGGATGAGTACTGTATCCAGGCCCTGCCAGAGTTTGATGGCAAGCGCTTCCAGAATGTAGCCAAGGAGGGTGTAAAGTTCGATGAGAGTGACAAGGCCAAGGAAAAGAGGGAAGCTCTGGAGAAGGAGTTTGAACCCCTCACCACCTGGATGAAGGACACCTCCTTGAAGGACAAG ATTGAGAAGGCTGTGCTGTCCCAAAGGCTGACCAAGTCTCCCTGTGCCCTTGTAGCCAGCCAGTATGGCTGGTCTGGAAACATGGAAAGGATCATGAAGGCTCAAGCCTACCAGACAGGCAAAGACATTTCCACAAA ttATTATGCAAGTCAGAAGAAAACTTTAGAAATCAACCCCAAACATCCCCTCATTAAGGAGATGCTCAAGAGAGTACAG ACTAATCCAGAAGACCAGACTGCATCAGATCTGGCCGTGGTCTTGTTCGAGACGGCTACCCTGCGCTCTGGCTACCAGCTGGCTGACACCAAGGCTTATGGGGACAGGATTGAGCGCATGCTCCGCCTTAGCATGAACGTAGACCTCGAGGAGCAG GTGGAGGAGGAACCTGAGGAGGAACCTGAGGAGacggcagaggaggaggaggacactgAGGAGGAAGACATTAAAACGGATGAGGAGGATGTTGAAGAGAAG GAAACCACAGAGAAAGATGAGCTGTAA